The sequence cctctccccactggtaaccactagtttgttctctgtatctgtgtctgcttctgttttgttatattcactaatttgctgtacttttcagattccacatataagtgatatcatgcaatatttgttgttctctgtctgacttagctcacttagcataatgccctccaagtccatccatgttgctgcaaatggcaaaatttcattcttttttacgggctgggtagtattccatcgtCTGTAACCATAACAACTTTTGAAGATCAGACCAGCATCCCCTATAAAGAAGCCATGTCCTTGTGAACTACGCCAACACAGACCACCTGGGGGCTGGATCTGGGGCCCCAGCCCTGAGGGTCTGGGCAGCCCTGCGGGCAGGGAGTCCCACAGGAGCCGGACACTGAGCTCTGTCTTGTGTCTCATCCGGGCAGACGATCTACGTGAACAACCAGCGATACATGGCTGCCATCATCTTGAGTGACAAACAATGCCAAGAACAACTCAAGGAAAGTAACAAGAGCTGCGATGGTGagtgggttagggttagggttttgGGCAGTGGAGAGCAGGGTAGCCGGCTCCCCGCCCAGTCTCGTGGCAACCCCCAACCTTCCTGACTCTTACGGTCCTATACCCCTAGCTTTGGCCCTCACACTGAACCAGAAAGCCAAGACCCTGGAGATGGAGCTGGCAAAGGAGAAGGTGGTATGTACCAAAGACAAGGACGGCCTGGGCCTGGGCAAGCGAGTGACGGAGGATCAGCTGGTCGAGTGCAGCAAAGCCCGGGagcagcagaggcaggagagACAGCTGGCCGAGGACCGGCTGCAGAAGGTGCAGACCCTCTGCCTCCCGCTGGACAAGGACAAGTTTGAGATGGAGCTGCGTAGCCTCTGGAGGGACTCCATCATCCCACGCTCTTTAGACAGCCTGGGCTACAACATGTACCATCCCATTGGCTCAGAACTGGCCTCCATCCGGAGAACCTGCGACCACATGCCCTCCCTCATGAGTACCAAGGTGGAGGAGCTGGCCCGGAGCTTGCGGGCTGGCATTGAGCGCGTGACCCGTGAGAACTCGGACCTCCAGCGCCAGAAGCTGGAGGCCGAACAGGGCCTGCGCGCCAGTCAGGAGGCCaaggagaagatggagaaagaggctCAGGCCCGGGAGGCCAAGCTCCAGTCTGAATGTGCCCGGCAGACCCAGCTGGCCCTGGAGGAGAAGGCGGTGCTGCGGAAGGAGCGAGACAACCTGGCCAAGGAGCTGGAGGAGAAGAAGCGGGAGGCTGAGCAGCTCAAGATGCAGCTCGCTGTCAGCAACTCGGCCCTGGACACCTGCATCAAGGCGAAGGTGGGTCAGAGGGCCCTGGATTCAGGTTGCGTTGGGGGTGGGTCTGGAGACCAAGTTGATGGAGATGTTGAACTTgggttgggtttggtttttttgaacTTGGTTTTGAGGTTGGCTTCCTAGTCTAGGTTGGGTTAGTTAGGGCTCACTAGAGAGTTTCACTGGTTTCACTGATGTTAGGATTGAGGCAGAGCTTGGAAGGGGGATCAGCATTGAGAAGGGGTTATGACTGGAGGCGGAAGTAGTGTGGCTGTCCAGTCCAGTATTGAGTGAGGGGCAAATCTAAAATTGTGGTTGCTTTGGGATCGGGGTGAGTTGAGGCATTGAGGGTGGATTTAGGCTGGAGGCTGGGATCAAACATGGGTGACTGTGGGTCTAGAACTGGCTTTAGGATTATGGGTTGTGTATTACATAGGATTTTATTGGCATTAGGATTGGGGTGGAGTTTGGAATTGGGAATGACATTAAGAAAGGGTTAAGGATTGGGGTGGAGTTTAAGGAGGTGAGTGGATCTCAAAATTGCCTTAGGGTTAAGATGAGGGACTCATCCAGCGTTGGTGTCAGGGTTGGGGTGGATTTAAGTTGAGTTAAAGTATCGGGGTGCTGGGTAAACGATTGGGTGTGATATTGGGGTTAGGGTGAGGGTTAAGGCAGGTCTAGAGAAAGGCTCCATGTGGATGTTAAACTTGCATTTAGAGTTGGGTCAAGGTGAGTTCTTGGTGACTCCTGTGTCTAGAATTGATTTGGTTAAGGTTAGGGTTCCATGTACGATTTCGTTAGTCTTAAAATTAGGTTGAGATTGGAGTTTGGATTTTGAGAAAAGGTTAAAAATTGGGTCTGGGGTCCCATGCGGGGTGGCCATTGGGTCCAGGTTCCGGCGAATAATTAACCTTGAGTTTCAGTGGCTTTGGGATTCATTGAGTTGAGGCTGGAGTTGAGACTCAGGTGGGTATAGGTCGTTGGTGGGTCTAGAGATGATTAGAAGTTTGGGGCCAAGGGCGGATTCAGAACTTTGTGGGCATTAAGAATTGGCATTGACCATGGGTTAGGAGTTGAGACTGGGCTGTGTTTAGGGTGGCTGGTTGAGGTTGAGTTGGGCTGGCATTGGGATATATCTGAAGTGAAGGATTAGATGACCCTGAGTGAGAGCAGGGTTCGAGTGAGCGTTAAGACTGGGTCTACAGTAGAAACTGGGTGGATGTTGATCTTGGGCTGAGGCTGGGTTGGGGTTTTAGCTCAGGTAGAGGCTGAGGTCTAAGGTTGAGTTGGGGTTGAGTGTGGTATTGGGAGGGTATTTATGGACGGTTGTAGTGGAGTACAGGGCTGGAGCTGAGGGAatggtgttgggggagggggtgttgtaggtttttcatagCCGCCAGGTCTAGGGTATGGGTTGTGGTCAGAGTTAGATGTCAAGTTATGGTAAGATCAGGTTTGTCATTGGGATCGAGTTAAGGTCCGAGTTTGATTCTAAGGGAGGTTTTGTTTTCAGGTAGGAATCCGATTTTAGGTGATTGAGTTCAGAACTGGTTTTGGATTTCAGGTTTGGAGAGATTCGCTCAGGGTTGTTGGAGGGATGGCGTTGAGAATCAAGGTCCAGTTGGTTTATAGAGCGGGTCAGCTTCAGTCTGGAGCGGAGCTGGGTTGGGTCGATGGACTCAACGGGGGTCTTGGATTGGAGTCAGGTTGGCACTGAGGCTGTAATGGAGACCGAGGCAGGACCCCTGCAGAGTCTCGGCGGTGGGGGGGCTGCCAAGGGAAGCCAGTCCCTGCTGCCCCCTGTCGTTTGAGGGCAGGTGGCTGCAGGTGATTATATATCTGTCATCAGATGTGACTTCTCCATAGGTATCTGTCTGTTTCTCTGCCCTGGAAGGAACTCAGGTCTCCAAGGGCGTGGGGAGGCAGGAAACTCCCTGGGACTCATGTTTGGGGGCCCTGGCCTCCACCAACCTCCCTTCACTCTTCTTCCCACAGTCGCAGCCAATGACTGTGCCAAGACCTGCAGGCCCTGCCCCGAACCCCCCGCCCATCGGTGAGTGacagagggcagagccaggaaaGGGGGGTGGATTCCACCTTGTACCCCGGTTTGCCAGCTCATTCCCTggtctgggggcggggggtggggacgTTACGAAGGCATTGGATCAGGgctgacctctctctctctatccctcTCTCTTGGCAGACCCAGCTAGCCTGGAGGAATTCAAGAGGAGGATCCTGGAGTCCCAGCGGCCCCCTGCGAGCAGTGTTTTCGCCTCAGCCTCCAGGTGAGGCTCTGGACAGGCTGAGACAGTTCAGTCTCAGGTTTTGGACTAGGCTGGGTACAGGActaggggtggagggaggctcaaatCACACCTGTTGTTTCCTTAATTGAGCACTTGCTGTATACCAGGCCCTAGGCTGGGCCCAGGGGACACAGCCATGACCAAGATACACACAGTTCCATTCGTGAAACTCCTTGAGTAATGGGCTAGAGAGGCAATGAAGGAGGCAGGGTAAGAAGAATGACCAACAGCCTACCATAATTGGGCGCTTACTGTGATCTTGGCGCAGCCCTAAGCGCTCTGCccaattaactcatttaatccttagaatCCTAATCCGTGGGTGAgctactgttatccccattttctgGATGAAgcaaatgaggcacagagagggtatgCATTGTGTCCCAGGTAACACAGCCAGACCTGGGACATGAATGCAGGCGATCAGACTCCAAACAGGCAAGGGAGGGCCTGGGTGAGGAAGAGAGCTTTGAGCTCGGGGCTGGACAGGAGCTGGCCTCGGGGAAGGCAAGGGGAACAGTGCTCCAGGCggcaaaggccctgtggccagACTAGGGTGGCGGAAGTGACTGGAGCCGAGAAAGGGGAACAGGGAAAGCAGTGTCTGAGTGTGACCCTGGGCCTCTCACTCCACCCTTCTGAGCTGCACTGTCTACTTCTACAAAAATGGGGGTCTCTGAAATCAAGGGTATGGAAAGGCTTTGCCAACTGTAAAGTGCTGTCCACACGTGGCTGGAGCAAGGAGCCCGGGGCCTCAGTGGGAAGTATCAAGGGTGCCTGGCACACGATCAGGTCACGGCTCCATGCCTTTgcccgcctccccgcctcccaggGTCCAGTCATCCGTTGGACGACACCCTGTGCGTCACGGGGAAAGTGACTCAGGCCACACGGCCCCAAGAACACCCTGTGCTCCCTCTAGGAGCTGCTACACCCACCCCCTTTCAGGACCACACTGCTGACCTAGGAACAGCGTCCCATTTGCAGTTTAGGACTTGAGGTTCAAGGAAGTGTGTGGGATTTTTTTCAGATCCTTCCAGCCCCAAAGCCTGTGCCGGCAACAGTTTTGCTACCAGGCTATTGTCAATAAGTCTATTTCAGCCCCAGGGGGCTCAACAAAGCCCTTGGGGCCAAAAAGACTTCCCAAGGTCTGTCACTAACTCCCCAGGGTCCTCCACACCCAGCTCCGTCTTCACTATGCCTCTTCTTACATATTCCCTCTGACAGAGCGCTCACCCCCTTGCAGAACTGGGTCCCCCAGCTCTGGATGGCTCTGCCTGGGAGAAATCCCTTCGCCTAGGGCAGCCCATagagagggaggcaagagggtAGGGAGAAGACACTGCTCTGAGCAAACAGACTTTTCCTCTCTCCATCTTGGCGTGAAGCCATCATGGCAAGGAAGGAggttctattattatccccatttctcagaggagggaactgaggccccAGGGAAGTGATCAGCCCGGGGTCATGCGTCAGCAAACCAGGGTTGGAGCCAGGCTCGCAGTCCAAGCCTGTCCCCGGTCCCGTCCCAGCTGAGAATGGGGAAGCTCTTGACGTTGTTTACCCCAAATAATGTACCCCACCCCCCGCGGAGGAAACAATGTGTGCTTAAgcctgggcccctcctgcctctctctgctgGATCACAGGAAGGGCCTCTGGCCCGTGGTCTCCCGCCTTAATTTGCCTTCCTCTGAGAGAGGGGCTGTGGATGAGCAGGCTGGGGTCTTCAGCTCTGGGTTGGAGCCTCAGCTCGGCCAGTCACTCACTAGACAGCCAGTGAATGACTGAATCGTAACATCCCAACAGGTGTCTCTAAACAGAGTCAAGGCCTGGCATCaaaccccccccccatcccatgATGGGGATTGTTGATTCCTTTTCCACTCTTATTCCTTCCGGGCCTTAAGAAAGTCTGCGCTGTTGCTAACTTACCCTAATGCCTCCCAGACCCTTGCGTCTCTCCTGAGTTCACAGAGGAGGGCAAACCAAGGCTCCGGTGTCAGCTGGACTTGAGGAGAAGGTCTTGCTTTTTGATTGAACATTTTTAAGTGGTTTTCTATTAATGGCAAAGGCACCGGCTGGCTTTCCTTTACTTGATAAGACTGAGTATCCTTTGGAACTCCGTTTATCTAAATTAAAAACCCGACAATGGACGTGAAgacaaatattaagtaaatattggTTGAGGGGCTACCTGGCTGGAGATAACCAAAGTTACAGTGTTGAAGGTTGAAGATGGGAGTTCAGTCCTGGCTCTGAGCCGGACATGCAGGGGGCGTCGATTCAAGTTCACTGCCATCACTATGaccatttgttttttcattcaaccCATGTTTCTTGAGCAGCTGCCGGGTGCTAAGGACACAGGGAGGAATAAGGCACAGAAATCCAAATCCCCACCCTTGTGCGGGTGACAAGGAGACAGATGACAGACCAGATGAGTGAGCCGTGATACGGCCCCTTGGTGAAGAGTGAGACAGAAAAATGGATGAGGGAGCTTGAGGAGGGTGGAATTTTCCACAAGGGGGTCCAGGGCAGGCTtcactgaggaggtgacatttgagtagaGAACTAAAGAGGGTAAGGGAGGAGCCATGAGGGGATTCCCAGAAGGGTGCACCAGGTGGTGagcacagcctgtgcaaaggccctgaggcaggaccaTCTGTGACTGGTGAGTGTGAGTGAGGAGGCTGGTGTGGCCGGAGCAAGTGATcaaggggagagtgggaggaggtgACGTCAGGGTGATGACCGGACAGGTCGGCTTTGGGTGCCCTAGGAGGGCTGTGAACAGCAGAGGATGTGACCCAACTCAAGTGTTCACAGGCTCATTCTGGTCCCTGTTGTGGGGGGTGAAGGCGGGAACCTGGGACCAGGATGAAAGTGACTGCCCTGGTCCAGATGAGCCGATGGAGCGTAGGAGCCCCAGTCTCTGAAAATGGGCAGGGATGACCCTCCTTTGCAGACTGGCAGGCAGGAGTGGTTAAAGAATGTCTGTCAGAGCTGGCTCGGAGCCCGTGACTCCTGGTAGAGGACAGAGGCTGGAGCTGGGAAGGAGGGACCAGAGCCAGCCAAGGAACGTGAGGCTGCGGGGGCCCCAGGGAAGagccagggaaggaagggagggggccaGCGGAAGCAGGACTTGGCGGAggcccccgcctcccccatcAGGAAACAGCCTCTGCGCCAACCTCTGACCCCTCACGAGAACCTCTGCCAGGCCAAGGAGGGGGAAGGGCATCCCAGACAGCGGGATGGCTCCTGCAAAGGCAAGGGGGAGGGGCGGAAGTGAAGGGATGCTTCTGAGAGTTTGGGGGGTACTTTGGCAGGTTTTGATTCCCCGATGGGGGCGCCGGGTGGGGGCAGACTGGGTGGAGCCTTGAATGCCAGAGATAGACGATCTGGCTTTGTGCTGGGGGCGCTGGGGGGCCATGGAAGCATGTGAGTAGGGGCAGGCTCATTAGAAAAACCCTCCTGGGAATGAGTGAGGGCCCAGCTCTAGGTCAGTTCTGTGTAAGCaaaagagggaaactgaggccctggcctggggggcaggggggccagGGGCTTTGGGCAAACACACCCAGGATCCCCAGGGCTTTAGGGAGCAAAGGGGAGAGTCAGACAGACTGCAACAGAGGCCTGGATCACAGGAGGTgggctctctgaacctcagtatcTTCATCTATATAACGGACAGGCACACATCTCAGTCCCACTGTCCCACCGCGTTTCAACAAGAGAAAATCTAACAGGAGGTTGGAGCCAGAAGGAGCCCTAGGGTTCCTGGGAGCAAGAAGGGGCCCAGGGTAAAAGGCAGGCCCAGGTGAGGTTTGTCCTGCCATCCGTCTGACCAACTGTTGTATTCCCATCTCCTTCCCGCCCCAGTGGCTGAGGAAGCTCTAGGCTCTGAGGACCGAGGGGTGGCCCCGACTCACCTGTCTGGAGACTAGGTGCAGCGAGACGCCCACGGCGAGGGATGCAGCCAGGGTGGAGTCAGATGACCTCCCGCACACACACCAAAGTGGGCGCCCTTGGCCTGCATCCTCTGCTCACCCTCCCCGACACCCCACCCACACTCCCTAATGctctctcacagacccacacccACACCACAAAATCCCTCACCCCTAGATGCCATGACGACATCACAGATGCAGTGACATCGCACAGACGTGGTGGTGATGTCACATAGAGACAAGGTAATGACATCGCAGAGATACACAgcaacatcacacacacactttctgcCCAGCCCTTGCCCAAGTCACACCCCTTTGTGCATGCGGGCCAAGGCACCCACAGCACCCTCTCATCCGGAGCATCTTAGCGCTGCAGGTCTGGGGAAGTGAGAGCAGAAAGACGTTCACCTCTGTCCTCCCCTGAGAGTTTCCAGGCCCCCGTGAGAGGAACCATCTGGTCCAAGAGACCGCCCCAGAGCCCGAGAGGGCACTGCCccttcactctctctccctcccatatCCAGCCCTGCCTGTGGCTCATATAAATGTTAGTGGCACTAAATAAATGATATCAAATCCCTTCAAAGACTCCAGAGTCAtgatttctgctttgaaaagGCACCACCACGCTCTGAGTGAGAAAAGAACTAGAAATAAGAGGAAAGCTCAAGAATCCCACCCCCAATGTCCCCAGGTCAGAAGACCCTTCAACCTGGAACAAACGTGGGTGGACACCAGCTTCCCCCAAGGTGTAGGGATCTCCACATGTGAAGAGAAATGGCAAAATCATAGTCAATAAGGGTTTCGTGCAATGCCTACAAATTTGTAGCCCCATATTGAGACAGTGTTGCCaatttagtgtttttttaaaatagcagattttttctatttttttttaaatagcagataTTGAAATagtggtttctttttgtttattgtagtatcgttgatttacaatgttgtgtaagtttcaggtgtacagcacagtgattcagtgatactatatatatgtaaatggcagtttcttggacttccctggtggcccagtgggtaagactccatgctcccagtgcaggggacccgggtttgatccctggtcagggaactagatcctgcatgcatgctgcaactaagtccaTATGCTGCAtctaaagatccctcatgccacaactaaagatcccacatgccacaactaaagatcctgcatgctgcaataaagatcccacgtgttgcaactaagacctggagcagcctaataaataaataggttttttttaaaaaaaaagcagtttcttaaataaatacaaataaaaagcagTTCCTGAAATAGCAGATTatctatttgtagattttgttTTTGGTAGGTTTGCAAAGATTGCCCCAGGTACAGAAAACAATTACTGAAGTACCACAGCCTGTTTTGCAGGAACTCTTCCTCGCGAAAAGGATTCCAGAACAACTTCACAAAAGTCTCAGGCATTTGTTTCGTTTGAGGTTTTTTGGTGGGAAGATGGGGTGTTAGAAAGGGCACCAGTGTTCAGTTTGGGAGCACTTCAACTAAGCCATCACTAAATCAGCAGGAAGCTGGAGAAATTTTGCACATTAGAGGAACACAGGGAAATCGCATTGTACCTAAcagactcggggtggggggggggaagagtTAAAAAGCCATAATACCCACTGCTGgtgaagatgcagagaacagGGCATTTTCCTACAGGACTGGTAGAAATGCACATCTCATCCTTGCCCTTCTGGAAATTAGTTTGATgatatttaataaaagtaaagacagggaatcccctggcagtccagtggttaggactccacgctttcactgactagggcccaggttcagtctctggtcgggAAACTAAAATCCCTCAAGCTGCGTGGCGTGgccgaaaaaagaaaaaagtgaagattTATAAATGCTTTGACTAAGCAACCCTATTCCTGGGACTTCGTCCCTGAGAAGTGAAAACTCCAGGAAACAAAGCAAACGGCCATCGGTAGTAAAGGGCCTAAAAATTGTGGTCTAGAATCTCAGCTTGTCTGTCTCTCCACCTTGATTCCCTCGCAGCCCATCCCCTGGGACCTTGGACGGGGAGGGGATGAATCAGGAGGAGCCGGGGCTGGCAACGCCACGCTTAGGGCAGGCTAGTCAGAAGGGACAAAGGAGAGATATTTCCTGGATACGGAAACCCGGGCGAGAGACAGGCTGCTGCAGGAAACACTCGGCTGGGGCCCCGCCAAGCCAGGGCAGGAGGGTCAGCCAGGCCTGGCAGCCCAGACAGGCCAGTCTGGAGGCCCCAAGGAAGCAGGGACGTCCCTGACCCTGAGCCTACTGCCTGAGCAGCCTGGAGTCCTGGGGAGGACGCTGACAGCAGCCAGTCCTACCAACTACGGGACGCTTGAGTTTGGGTTCCAGACCCTGACATTTCTGTGTTGGAATCTTGGCTCAGTCAATTTCAACCTCCATTTACTCACCTAGAAATGAGAGTAATAAAGTCATTCTAAACTCTCCGGACCCATGGCCGCAGGTCTCTGATTTTTGTTTGGTCTCTCCCATTCAGAGCATTTCAGGAACATCATCCTTCCAAACAGACCCCACACCTGGCCCCAGCTCAGTCCTCCCTCTGGCTCCTCCAGGCtggtgtcctccccacccccaccccacccccaccccgagagCCAGGTGGGGGTTGAGTACCAGTCAGGGAGTAATAGGCAGACCCCCGCCCTGACCCTGTGGTCCAGCTGCTGGGTGAGGTTCTGACTCTTTGGGGATTTCCTGTGACCTCTATAAATAACCCCCAAGGCTGCTTCCCACAAACCACCTCTCCCTTCTTGGAAAAAAGGGACCATAGCCAAGGACCTCAGTCCAGCTGTGTGCCAGGGCCCAGAGTAGGTGGGTGGAGCCCAAGCATCCGTCCCCAAGAgcatctccctccccacccagacCCACTCACCCCTCCTGGGAGCCCTCCAGACCCTTGCCACACGGAGAACATCTGGGCACCCACCCCCTCTAGACCCACAttgttgttttttcttgtctttctgcaAAATGGACTTAATAGTAATATCCATGGACTAAACTCATGGAGTGACTCTTTCCCTCCAGAGGTCTTTCATTGGAGGTAGGGGGGCGTGGAGGGGACAGCTGtcaaacaaggaaacaaatcaaCAGATGGTGACATATTGCAATGAAGTCATGAAGAAATGGGGCCAGAGAGTCCCTTTAGTTGGGTGGTGGGCCCTGGAcacctcccagcctctgctcaTGTGTCCCCTGAAACCAGAGTTTGTATCTTCAACTACCGGAGATGGAGATTTTGTTGTGATTCTGGAAAAGATC is a genomic window of Hippopotamus amphibius kiboko isolate mHipAmp2 chromosome 15, mHipAmp2.hap2, whole genome shotgun sequence containing:
- the PLVAP gene encoding plasmalemma vesicle-associated protein — its product is MGLAMEHGGPYSRAGSSARGCWYYLRYFFLFVSLIQFLIILGLVLFMVYGNTHVSTESNLQATERRADGLYGQVVGLTASQANLSKELNLTARAKDVIMQMLLNARRDLDRINASFRQCQADRTIYVNNQRYMAAIILSDKQCQEQLKESNKSCDALALTLNQKAKTLEMELAKEKVVCTKDKDGLGLGKRVTEDQLVECSKAREQQRQERQLAEDRLQKVQTLCLPLDKDKFEMELRSLWRDSIIPRSLDSLGYNMYHPIGSELASIRRTCDHMPSLMSTKVEELARSLRAGIERVTRENSDLQRQKLEAEQGLRASQEAKEKMEKEAQAREAKLQSECARQTQLALEEKAVLRKERDNLAKELEEKKREAEQLKMQLAVSNSALDTCIKAKSQPMTVPRPAGPAPNPPPIDPASLEEFKRRILESQRPPASSVFASASSG